From the Oscillospiraceae bacterium genome, the window CTGTCGGTCGGTTCGCCGTTTCCCGCCGTGAGCGTCCGTACCTCCACCGAGCGTCCCGAAGCACTGGACAAAGGAAATTTCATCATCGCGGGCATCACTGCCGAACAAGTTTTGCAAGCGGTCGATACGGCGGTCGAAATGAACCGAAACAGCGATTGCGGCATCCCGGTTCCGGATTACACCGACGAAAACGTGAGCAATAAAGTCGTCAAAATCATTCAGTCCTATACGGGAATTGTCAATAAAACGGTGTGGAGAAAATTTGAATGAACTGTATCGACACTTTCGCGGGCATCTATCATCATGAGCCGGCCGGTGTGGCTTTCTGCCCCTACCGCGTCTGCCCGATCGGAGCGCACATTGACCACCAATACGGAAAAGTCACCGGTTTTGCCATCGACAAGGGGATACATATCGCCTATGGGCCGAAACAAAACGGCGTGATTGAGCTTGCCTCGCTGAACTTTCAAAAACGCGCGCAGTTTCACGTGCGGGAAGTCCCGAAAGAAAAACAAGGCGACTGGGCGGATTATCTGCGCGGCGCGGCCAGGGTGCTCAGCCAATCCCATCCGCTTTCCGTCGGGCTTTGCGGCGTCATCGAAGGCGGCCTTCCGATCGGCGGGCTTTCCTCCTCCGCTGCCGTCACGATTGCCTTTTTGTCAGCGCTTTGCAAAGTGAACAACATCCGCCTTACCGCGAATGAGTTGATTCATACCGCGCTTGACGCCGAAAACAATTACGTCGGCGTTTCCTGCGGGAAACTCGACCAGTCTTGCGAGATCTACTGCCGAAAAGACCATCTGTTATATCTGGATACCAAATACGACAGTTTCGAGCTCATCCCCGCGAGTTCTGTGATGAAACCCTTTGAAATCGCCGTTTTCTTTTCCGGGATTGAGCGCACACTGGTCGGCTCGAAATTCAATATGCGGGTCGATGAATGCAAATCCGCCGCTTATGCGCTGATGGCTTATGCCGGGATGGAATACGGCAAATTCGAAGAAGCCCGGCTGAGAAACGTCCCATTCGAAGTATTTGAGCAATATCGGGACAAACTCCCCGAAAACTGGAGAAAACGCGCGGAGCATTTTTACTCGGAATTCGAACGCGTGGAACGCGGCGCCGAGGCCTGGCGAAAAGGCGACGTCGAAGCGTTCGGCCGGCTGTCTTTCGAAAGCGGGCGAAGCTCCGTAGAAAAATATGAAACCGGCTCCCCGGAGTTGAAAACTTTATTTGAGATCATGCTGAAGACCGACGGGATTTTTGGCGGGCGTTTTTCGGGCGCGGGCTTCAAGGGCTGCTGCATGGCGCTGATCGACCCCTCATTTGAAGAGAAAATCAAAGAACAGGTGTCGGCTGAATATCTGAAAGTTTTCCCAGGTCTGAATGAAAAGTATTCCGTGCATTTCTGCAAAACGACGGACGGCATCCGATTTTAGCCGGAGGAATCGAAAATGAGTATTTTGACGCCGGATACCAAAATCCTGATCACCGGAGCAGCCGGTTTTATCGGAATGCATTTGACAAAAAAATTGCTTGAGACAGGATACGCAGTCACCGGAATCGACAACCTCAACGATTATTACGACGTGAAGCTGAAACTGGACCGCCTCGATCTGTTGAAGCCGTTCGGGCGTTTTCGTTTTATAAAAATGGATTTGGCGGACAAAGATGCGGTTTTAAATCTGTTTTCCGATAATCGGTTTGAGATTGTCGTCAATCTTGCCGCTCAGGCGGGCGTCCGATATTCCATCACAAACCCGGACGCCTATCTCAGCAGCAACATCATCGGTTTTATGAACGTTCTGGAGGCCTGCAGGGCCTGTCCGGTCTTGCATCTGGTCTATGCCTCAAGCTCCTCGGTTTACGGCAGCAATCAAAAAGTCCCCTACTCTGTCGACGACAAAACGGACGCTCCTGTCAGCTTATACGCGGCGACCAAAAAGTCGAATGAACTGATGGCGCATGCCTATTCAAAACTCTATCGGATTCCGTCCACTGGACTGCGCTTTTTCACGGTATACGGGCCTATGGGCCGCCCCGATATGGCTTATTTCAAGTTTACCGACCGGATGGTGAAAGGCGAAAAAATTCAAATTTATAATTTCGGTGAGATGCAGCGCGATTTCACCTATATCGACGACATAGTGACGGGCATCATCAATGTCATGAAAAAACCGCCGGCGGAACCCGCAGACGGCGCTCCCTATAAAATTTACAACATCGGAAATAACAGACCGGAGAACTTGCTGCGCTTCGTTGAGATTCTTGAAAAATGCCTAGCGGATGAGGGAATCATCGCGGGGCCCGCGCAGAAAGAACTGCTTCCGATGCAGCCGGGCGACGTCGTCCGGACTTTCGCGGATGTGGATGACCTCATCCGCGATTTCGGATTTAAACCGAATACCCCGCTTGAAGAGGGTTTGAAACGGTTTGTCAGGTGGTATAAAGAATATAATCATCTGTGAAAATCCTTACTATTTATTTTTCATAAGAGGGAAATTGTGAACGATACGGAAAACATTCAGAAGGAACGGACTGCTTATTTTGACAATGCAAAACTTTTCTTAATTTTTTTAGTAGTTTTCGGCCATCTGTTGGAATACCTGTTAAAAAATAGAATACTACTCGCAATTTATGATTTCATTTATCTTTTTCACATTCCGGCGTTTGTTTTAATCGCAGGATTTTTCTCGAAAAATACGTCAACCATATGGAAAAAAATTCTCAAATACTCCGTTTTTTATTTTGTGTTTTCTTTTTATTATTTACTTTCTTTTCAAACCGCAACCCCTTTCCTGATAAATCCATATTGGGTAATGTGGTATTTGTTGAGCTTAATTTCATGGAACCTTCTTCTGAAATTATTTAAGCATATAAAATTTGCGATTCCGATCGCTTTTCTGATAGGGATCGCCGCGGGGTATATTAATGGTATCGGTAATATTTTAGCATTGTCGCGCACTCTGGTGTTCTTCCCTTTTTTCTTAATAGGTTATTATTTGAACACGGATTTATTTAAAATTATTAATATAAAGACAAAAATTATAGCTTTTTTAATACTTACAGCGATTTTTTATTTAGTTTATTTTTATCAAATATCGCCTGAATGGCTTTACGGAAGCTTAAGTTACTTCAAACTCGGCGTGTCTGAATGGTATGCAGGCACAGTCAGGTTGTATCTCTATATTTTATCGGCCTTGTCTTGCCTATGCGTTTTGATTTTAATCCCTGAAAAGAGATTTAAAATTACAAAAATGGGAGAAAACACAATTTACGTCTATTTGCTTCATGGAATATTTGTGATTCTTGTCAGTAGTCTTGTTGTGTTCCAAAAGTTCTCTGTTTTGACACAATTAATAATCTCGATTTGCGTTTCGGTTTTATTAATTATTATACTTTCGAGCAAACCGATTAAGAAAACAATCGATTATATTATTGAGTTTTTAATGGATATTTTAATAAGATGCAAAAGTAAACATTGATATTTTTCTATGCTATTCTCTCTGTAAACTACCGATCAAAAACACACCCGGCCAAATTTGGTCAGATATCGATTATTTTTATTCCCATCAAATTCAATTTGTCAAGAAGTTCGGTGTTTTCGGTATGATTGGTGACAATCATATCGGCTGATGTAACCGGCGCGATTTTCGCAAATGTGCTGCGCCCGAGTTTTGAACTGTCGGCAGCGATAATCACCGTCTCGCTGTTCTCTATCATCGCGCGGACAAGTTCGGCTTCGCTTGAGTAGTATAAGGTAAGTCCCGACAGAGGATCAATGCCGTCGACAGACAGAATCGATTTAACAGTATGGTACCGGAGGAGCTGCGAGACGGCATCGGCCCCGTAGGTAAATTGATATTTGCTGTCGATCTGCCCGCCGAGGAGTATAACGCTCATGTTCTGGTAAGATGCCGCCTCGGCCGCATTGGCAATTGAGTTTGTGATAATGCTGATGTTTTTTTTGTCGCGCAGCGCGCGGAGCACATATGTAAGCGTAGTGCCCGCATTGAGAAGCAGGGTGTCGTTGTCGTCGATAATTCGGGAAATCGCTTCGGCTATCGCTTTCTTCTGGGCGGAGTTTGACATGTATCTTTCGGTGATATCCATGTCGATATACAGTTTATCAAGACCTACCGCGCCGCCGTGGTTGCGCCGGCACTGCCCCCCGGCCTCAAGCGTCTCCAGATCGCCGCGTATGGTCACCTCCGACGTGTTAAAAAGGCGCGCAAGTTCCCTGACTCTGACACTGCCTTCTTTTCGGATAATTTCAGTTATTTTGTCGCGTCTTTCCTCAGCTGTTCCCGCCATACCGCCCTCCGATGACTTTTTTTATTTTACCTATTGTTATTATAGTATATTTACACCCCAAAATGCAATAACCGGAAATTTCGCGGCAAGACACTTCGAACTTTCCGAATACGCCAAAACGCCCTGCCCGTTTGTATAAGACGTCGAAAGCGGGATCGGCCCGTAAAAGAGATTGACAGTGATAACCGTTTGTGGTATAATACAGTCGTCATTTTCGATAGTCAAACGAAAGAATTACGAAAGGGAAAACGAAACCAAGTTATTAAATTTAAGGGAAGCGAATCGATGAACTTTCTTGGCATAGATCTCGGCACCACCTCGGTCAAAGCTGCTGTGTTCGATGAAAAGGGACAACGGCTTGCGCTCCGTTCAATCAATTATGCGCTCGACACAAGCATCCCCGGTTTTATCGAATTTCAGGCCGAGCGGTATGTCAGCATCTGCCGCGAACTGATTGACACGCTTGCGTCCGAGTACCGGATAACAGCGCTCGCCGTCGATTCTCAGGGAGAGACGCTGATCCTGACCGACGGGGAGGGAAAGCCGCTCTGCCCTTCGGTCAACTGGATGGACACAAGAGCAGCTGATGAAGCGAAATTGATCGAAGAAAAATTCGGGCGGCAGCGGGTATACGAAACCACCGGCCAACCCGAGATCACAGGCGGGTGGCCGGCGTCGAAACTTCTCTGGTTCAAAAATCACCGTCCCGAAACCTGGGCGAAAACCGAAAAGATTTTTCTGCTCGAAGACTGGGTTTTATTTAACCTCTGCGGCATGTTCGTCAGTGAACCGACGCTTCAGTCTTCCTCTCTCTATTTTGATATACGCAATAAACGCTGGTGGGAGGAAATGCTTGATTTTATCGGCATCTCATCCGTTCGGTTGCCCGAAATCGTCCCAAGCGGCACTTGCGTCGGGGAATATAACGGGATTCAGGTCGTTACCGGCGCACTCGACCAGATTGCGGGTTCCCTCGGAGCCGGCGTTTCATCTCCCGGAGAGATCAGCGAGATGACCGGCACGATTATGGCTGTCTGCGTCCCCTGCTGTGACATTCCGGAGTATAATCCGAAGAGTATAATCCCGTGTCATCTTTACGCGACAGACGGAATGTACTGCCGCCTTCTCTGGTCATCTACCGCCGGAGCGGCGCTCAGGTGGTTCAAAGACAACTTTTTGCCTGATGAGAGATTTTCAACGCTTGACGAACTGGCGGAAAAAATCCCGCCGGGCTGCGACGGACTCACATTTCTTCCCCACCTCACCGGTTCTTCGATGCCAGTCTGGAATCCGGACGCCAAAGGCTGCTTTTACGGGATCACACTGGCGCATACAAGATCGCATTTTGTCCGCGCGATACTTGAATCGGTGGCCTATATCCTGAAAAATGATCTGGACTATATCGGATTTGACGGCTTAAGCGAACTCCGCATCACCGGCGGCGGCGCTTACAGTAATTTATGGCCGCAGATTAAAGCTGACGTCACAGGTTATCGGCTCTCGACCCTTACCGAGACCGAATGCGCCTGTCTCGGCTCGGCGATGCTTGCGGGGCTCGGCGCGGGCGCATATCCGTCTCTTCGCGAAGCGGCGGCAGCCTCCGTTCGGATAAATCGTGTGTTTGAACCGTCCGGAGCCGATTACAGAGAGGCTTACCGGAGATACCTCGATTTGGATGCAAAACTTACAAGGAGGAAGATGAATGGTTAAAGCTGCGTTTTTGGGTTTCGGAGAAGTAAACACCCCTGTTGATGTCATAATCCGCAAGTGTTCAGCCGCAGAGCTCGAACTCAAAGCCGAGGGCGTAGAAATGGTTTCATGCCTGCCGATATCCGACGATTATGAGGAAAAAGGAATTGCGAAAGCTCTGGCTGCGCTCGAAGGTCAGAAATTCGATTCGCTCGTGATCTGCGTTGCCGGCTGGATCCCGTCGCATGCGGTAATCAAGATAACCGAACGTTACAGGTATCTGCCGATGGTGCTCTGGGGCCTTTCCGGCTGGTACGAAGGCGACCGTCTCATTACCACCGCCGATCAGGCAGGGACGACGGCGCTGCGTTCCGCTTTTGAAGGGCTCGGATATCAATTTGCTTTTTATTACAATATTGTCGGGCTGCCTTCCGCAGCGCCGCGTGTCGCCTCGTTCTGCCGGGCGGCGTCGGCATACGCGGAGCTCAGAAGCGCAAAAGCCGGTATGGCCGGTTACCGCGACATGCAGCTTTACGGCACGCTTTACGACGGACTGTCACTCAAAAGGAAAACGGGTATAGAAATTGAGACCTTTGAGCTTCTCGAAGTCGAGCAGAAGTATCAAAAAATCACCGCCGCCCAAAAGCAAGATATCATTCAAAACCGCATTTGCAAATGGCATTTTCTCTCACCGGCGAAGGAAGAATCGCTCATGAAGGCGGCGGGATATTATCTTGCGGTGAAAACGATTGCCGAAGAAAGGAACTACTCCGCAATTTCGCTCAAGGATGTCGACGGCTTCAAGAAGCTGCTTGGCTACCCGCCCGCCCCGGTTTTTATGCTTCTCGGCGAGGACGGATATACAACAATCCCCGAAAATGACTCTCTCGGCTGCGTCACCCAGATGATACTGAAAGCACTGACCGGCCAGACGGCTGCGTACCTTGAATTTTATGAGTTCTTTTCTGACCGCGTTCTCGCCGGTGTGCCGGACTTCGTTCCGTCGGGTGTCGTGGAGGGTGAGGTAACCGTAATGCCCGCTGCTTTCGGCGAGCTGTCTGAGGGAATTCTCAACGTCTCAAAAGTCAAGACGGGGGCTGTCACACTGTCACGCCTCATCTTTGCGGGCGGGAAATATAAAATGCAGCTGCTCTGCGGAAAAGGCGTCACACCCCGCAAATGGGAGGAATGCGGCTGGGCCCAGCCGGCCCCGCAGCTCCCGGGACTTGAAATCATCCTTGCCGACGTCCCCGCCTTCGCGCAAAAGGTCGCCAGCCAGCATTACATCATCACACACGGCGACAACCGCCGCGCCGTACGCGATCTCTGCGGCATCATGGATATCGAGATTGAGGAAATATAGATGCCTAAAAAACGATTATAACTTTTCAGGGAGGACATAAAAATGGAATTCAAAGTTTATCAGAAAGAACTCGAACTTCAGTCACGCGGCTGGATACCCACTTTTCACGATATTTCGCGCGAGGTTACTGAAATCGTGAAAATGTCGGGAATAAAAAACGGCACTGTCACTGTCGCCTCGCATCACACCACCTGCTCGGTCATGATTCAGGAGTGCTCGCATGACATCGACTCGTTTGACATTGAATATCTTCAGCACGACCTTTTGGATATCATGCGCAAGCTGGTTCCCGACTTCCGCGAAGAGCATCAATACCGCCACCCCGGCCCGATTCACGCGCAGTTCGGCAGATATGTAAACGAGCCGGGTGACTTTACGAGCATGAACACCGACGGACATCTTCGCTCGGTTTTCTTCGGCCGCAGCGAGACGCTGACAATCAAAGACGGCGTGCTCGACGGCGGCGAATTTGCCCATATTTACTTCATTGACTGGGACCAGGTCAGAGCGCGTCACAGGCAAGTCAACGTCACGGTCATGGGAACGACCGAGGACGTCGGCGACCGCAAATGGAATGACGGCGAGACAATCGATACCTTACACAAATTCACCCCAGAAGAAAAAGAATATGATCCGCACTACGACCTTCAGCTGAAGGACAGAACCTGATCCGATTATGAGAGAGTCCGCATATGAGGCTGCCCGCAATTCGATAAAAAAGGAAGCCGAAACGATTTTTGAGCTGCTTGATTATCTTGACCGGGAAACATTCGAAAGAGCCGCAGAGCTGATTTGCGCCGCACCCCGCATCGTAACTTCAGGCTGCGGAAACTCGGGAATTGCTGCAAAGAAATTCGCCCATTGTCTTTGCTGTATCGAAAAAAGCGCGATTTTCATGCCGACCGGTGAAGCGGTGCACGGCGGCATGGGATTTCTCAAAACCGGCGACGCACTCATTCTGGTCTCGCGCGGCGGAAAGACCGCAGAGCTACTGCCGATGGCAGAGATCGCGAGAAAAAAAGGCGCTTTCGTAATAACAATCACCGAGAACGCCGCATCTCCGCTCGCCAAAGGCTCCGACGTTGTGCTGCTGCTCAAAAATATTGAAGAAAGCGACCCGACCGGGCTCATGGCAACCTCGAGTTTCATGGCTCCGGCTGCTCTGTTCGACGC encodes:
- a CDS encoding galactokinase family protein, which encodes MNCIDTFAGIYHHEPAGVAFCPYRVCPIGAHIDHQYGKVTGFAIDKGIHIAYGPKQNGVIELASLNFQKRAQFHVREVPKEKQGDWADYLRGAARVLSQSHPLSVGLCGVIEGGLPIGGLSSSAAVTIAFLSALCKVNNIRLTANELIHTALDAENNYVGVSCGKLDQSCEIYCRKDHLLYLDTKYDSFELIPASSVMKPFEIAVFFSGIERTLVGSKFNMRVDECKSAAYALMAYAGMEYGKFEEARLRNVPFEVFEQYRDKLPENWRKRAEHFYSEFERVERGAEAWRKGDVEAFGRLSFESGRSSVEKYETGSPELKTLFEIMLKTDGIFGGRFSGAGFKGCCMALIDPSFEEKIKEQVSAEYLKVFPGLNEKYSVHFCKTTDGIRF
- a CDS encoding NAD-dependent epimerase/dehydratase family protein, whose product is MSILTPDTKILITGAAGFIGMHLTKKLLETGYAVTGIDNLNDYYDVKLKLDRLDLLKPFGRFRFIKMDLADKDAVLNLFSDNRFEIVVNLAAQAGVRYSITNPDAYLSSNIIGFMNVLEACRACPVLHLVYASSSSVYGSNQKVPYSVDDKTDAPVSLYAATKKSNELMAHAYSKLYRIPSTGLRFFTVYGPMGRPDMAYFKFTDRMVKGEKIQIYNFGEMQRDFTYIDDIVTGIINVMKKPPAEPADGAPYKIYNIGNNRPENLLRFVEILEKCLADEGIIAGPAQKELLPMQPGDVVRTFADVDDLIRDFGFKPNTPLEEGLKRFVRWYKEYNHL
- a CDS encoding acyltransferase family protein → MNDTENIQKERTAYFDNAKLFLIFLVVFGHLLEYLLKNRILLAIYDFIYLFHIPAFVLIAGFFSKNTSTIWKKILKYSVFYFVFSFYYLLSFQTATPFLINPYWVMWYLLSLISWNLLLKLFKHIKFAIPIAFLIGIAAGYINGIGNILALSRTLVFFPFFLIGYYLNTDLFKIINIKTKIIAFLILTAIFYLVYFYQISPEWLYGSLSYFKLGVSEWYAGTVRLYLYILSALSCLCVLILIPEKRFKITKMGENTIYVYLLHGIFVILVSSLVVFQKFSVLTQLIISICVSVLLIIILSSKPIKKTIDYIIEFLMDILIRCKSKH
- a CDS encoding DeoR/GlpR family DNA-binding transcription regulator; the encoded protein is MAGTAEERRDKITEIIRKEGSVRVRELARLFNTSEVTIRGDLETLEAGGQCRRNHGGAVGLDKLYIDMDITERYMSNSAQKKAIAEAISRIIDDNDTLLLNAGTTLTYVLRALRDKKNISIITNSIANAAEAASYQNMSVILLGGQIDSKYQFTYGADAVSQLLRYHTVKSILSVDGIDPLSGLTLYYSSEAELVRAMIENSETVIIAADSSKLGRSTFAKIAPVTSADMIVTNHTENTELLDKLNLMGIKIIDI
- a CDS encoding FGGY family carbohydrate kinase, with protein sequence MNFLGIDLGTTSVKAAVFDEKGQRLALRSINYALDTSIPGFIEFQAERYVSICRELIDTLASEYRITALAVDSQGETLILTDGEGKPLCPSVNWMDTRAADEAKLIEEKFGRQRVYETTGQPEITGGWPASKLLWFKNHRPETWAKTEKIFLLEDWVLFNLCGMFVSEPTLQSSSLYFDIRNKRWWEEMLDFIGISSVRLPEIVPSGTCVGEYNGIQVVTGALDQIAGSLGAGVSSPGEISEMTGTIMAVCVPCCDIPEYNPKSIIPCHLYATDGMYCRLLWSSTAGAALRWFKDNFLPDERFSTLDELAEKIPPGCDGLTFLPHLTGSSMPVWNPDAKGCFYGITLAHTRSHFVRAILESVAYILKNDLDYIGFDGLSELRITGGGAYSNLWPQIKADVTGYRLSTLTETECACLGSAMLAGLGAGAYPSLREAAAASVRINRVFEPSGADYREAYRRYLDLDAKLTRRKMNG
- a CDS encoding YjbQ family protein; this translates as MEFKVYQKELELQSRGWIPTFHDISREVTEIVKMSGIKNGTVTVASHHTTCSVMIQECSHDIDSFDIEYLQHDLLDIMRKLVPDFREEHQYRHPGPIHAQFGRYVNEPGDFTSMNTDGHLRSVFFGRSETLTIKDGVLDGGEFAHIYFIDWDQVRARHRQVNVTVMGTTEDVGDRKWNDGETIDTLHKFTPEEKEYDPHYDLQLKDRT
- a CDS encoding SIS domain-containing protein, which produces MRESAYEAARNSIKKEAETIFELLDYLDRETFERAAELICAAPRIVTSGCGNSGIAAKKFAHCLCCIEKSAIFMPTGEAVHGGMGFLKTGDALILVSRGGKTAELLPMAEIARKKGAFVITITENAASPLAKGSDVVLLLKNIEESDPTGLMATSSFMAPAALFDAILSALIVETGYSGDRFGLIHPGGAVGEMLSTDKEKNHAEKL